A stretch of Lactiplantibacillus brownii DNA encodes these proteins:
- a CDS encoding glycosyltransferase, which translates to MYYFLDSNIGQLASGLEHAEFKRIKLFNRFNVPAKIVTTQYSAVTRSCNRFWQLEEKNFVNLYDFYAGTEQFKGPQLKLSDLPIARQSYRIETNPGSARFWDGKREVAEVHYFKDAQSPISTIDYFDGDAQKIRTDVYDERGFRAYSKFFATQDDISLGYLALEQFVTLSGRPYLEITYRKRGDRVFATNHRLITADGASYSYMNQNHLMAKFYDDLNARDGGHSTFISDRTMVVNLPMTMMQTPARKIEWVHSIHFSPYREPFNSELVYPSLRNTDQLSRLAMVVNATPQQADDMRQRLRTQVPITNIPVGMVSDERLAAPRRPITPDFRERGKIVVVARLFFEKNLSATIRAFKTAHDQLNWLTLDIYGYGDGSDGNQEERQLHQLVQELNLQDCVQFKGYTYNIAAVYEQAQLMLLTSRFESFVLALLEANSYGVPAISYDTYYGPTYIINNDQNGYIVPYGDEAAMAQHVIDVMSDPAKLQRLSTGAYERAADFSEAKIWQLWQTKIIETDPALDLD; encoded by the coding sequence ATGTATTATTTTTTGGATAGTAACATTGGACAATTAGCTTCAGGACTGGAGCACGCGGAATTTAAGCGTATTAAGTTATTTAATCGCTTCAACGTTCCTGCCAAGATTGTGACGACACAATATTCCGCGGTGACGCGTAGTTGTAATCGTTTTTGGCAGCTGGAAGAAAAGAATTTTGTTAATTTATATGATTTTTATGCAGGCACGGAACAGTTTAAAGGACCGCAGTTAAAGCTGTCAGACTTGCCAATCGCGCGGCAAAGTTATCGGATTGAAACTAATCCTGGTAGTGCGCGGTTCTGGGATGGTAAACGAGAAGTGGCTGAAGTCCATTACTTTAAAGATGCCCAATCGCCAATTAGTACCATCGATTATTTTGATGGGGATGCTCAGAAGATTCGCACGGATGTCTATGACGAGCGTGGTTTTAGAGCCTATTCTAAATTTTTTGCAACGCAAGATGACATTAGTCTGGGCTATTTAGCCTTAGAACAGTTTGTGACATTGTCCGGCCGACCTTATCTGGAAATCACGTATCGTAAACGTGGTGATCGCGTGTTTGCGACCAATCATCGTTTAATCACAGCCGATGGTGCGAGCTATTCTTATATGAATCAGAATCACTTGATGGCTAAATTTTACGATGATCTAAATGCCCGTGACGGGGGTCATTCAACGTTTATTTCTGACCGCACGATGGTGGTTAATCTACCAATGACGATGATGCAGACACCGGCACGAAAAATTGAATGGGTGCATAGTATTCATTTCAGTCCATATCGGGAGCCATTTAACTCGGAATTAGTGTACCCATCATTGCGTAACACCGATCAGCTGAGTCGCTTGGCGATGGTGGTCAATGCGACGCCACAACAAGCGGATGACATGCGACAACGTTTGCGAACACAAGTGCCAATTACCAACATTCCAGTGGGGATGGTCAGTGATGAACGTTTGGCAGCGCCACGACGGCCAATCACGCCTGATTTCCGGGAACGTGGCAAAATCGTGGTCGTGGCGCGGCTCTTCTTTGAGAAGAATTTAAGCGCAACTATTCGGGCCTTTAAAACAGCGCATGATCAGTTAAACTGGTTGACACTAGATATTTATGGCTATGGCGATGGGTCGGATGGCAATCAAGAGGAACGCCAGCTGCATCAACTGGTTCAAGAACTTAATTTGCAAGATTGTGTGCAGTTTAAAGGCTATACCTACAATATTGCGGCTGTGTATGAGCAAGCTCAATTAATGTTACTGACCAGTCGATTTGAATCGTTTGTCTTAGCCCTATTAGAAGCTAATTCGTATGGTGTGCCGGCAATTTCGTATGATACGTATTACGGTCCAACTTACATTATTAATAATGATCAAAATGGTTATATCGTGCCTTATGGTGATGAAGCGGCGATGGCGCAACATGTCATCGATGTCATGAGTGATCCGGCTAAGCTGCAACGGCTCAGTACCGGGGCTTACGAACGTGCGGCTGATTTCTCGGAAGCCAAGATTTGGCAATTGTGGCAAACTAAGATAATTGAAACTGATCCAGCATTGGATTTAGACTAA
- a CDS encoding MFS transporter, with protein sequence MKQPWQTAWPERISYGLSDAADNLVFQMMTTYLLFFYTDVYGLSASAAAILFVVARLADVVESLLIGIMIDHTHSRYGKSRPFFLWYALPYVIFAMLTFVTPNFGATGKLAWAYVTYLGLGFFYTAVNLPITSILPTMSKNEHELTLLGVIRQFFGSSVQIIVAVFTLPLVAFFGHGNQQLGFLLTIILFGIISLALIWNTFFQVRERFSQPERAHQSLSEVWGMLKKNQPWIVISVVILLYWLTTAIKNQTTIYYFKYLIHNENLVPIVNGFTFAALVGVVLIVRASRRIGKKRTMLTGILVAASGQLILASGAELQNLPLIFGGTLINSVGNGLIIGLVSIMIADTIRFGMSMGIQAEGILASTDDFGVNVGLGLGGLVTAGLFHLSGYTANHAQNVATQHMITLNYAWLPLALYVVMFVILLFYNETRLLAAINDQK encoded by the coding sequence TTGAAACAACCTTGGCAAACTGCTTGGCCGGAACGAATCAGTTATGGCTTGAGTGACGCCGCGGATAACTTAGTCTTTCAAATGATGACCACGTACCTACTTTTCTTCTACACCGATGTCTACGGCCTTTCAGCGAGTGCGGCGGCGATTCTCTTCGTCGTGGCCCGTTTGGCAGATGTGGTTGAAAGTTTGCTGATCGGCATTATGATTGATCATACTCATTCACGGTATGGTAAAAGTCGCCCATTTTTCTTGTGGTACGCGCTGCCCTACGTTATTTTTGCCATGCTGACCTTTGTGACCCCTAACTTTGGCGCTACGGGTAAATTGGCTTGGGCCTACGTCACTTATCTTGGTCTCGGTTTTTTCTACACGGCCGTCAACTTACCGATCACGTCGATTCTACCGACGATGTCGAAAAATGAACACGAATTAACATTATTAGGCGTCATCCGCCAATTCTTTGGTAGCTCCGTTCAAATTATTGTGGCAGTCTTCACCTTGCCATTAGTCGCTTTCTTCGGTCATGGCAATCAACAACTGGGCTTCTTATTAACGATTATTTTATTTGGTATTATTTCACTGGCACTCATCTGGAATACGTTCTTCCAAGTTCGGGAACGCTTCAGCCAACCCGAACGCGCCCACCAGTCCCTTAGCGAAGTTTGGGGCATGCTCAAAAAGAACCAACCATGGATCGTGATTTCAGTCGTGATTCTTCTCTATTGGCTGACCACGGCCATCAAGAATCAGACGACCATTTATTACTTTAAATATCTGATTCATAATGAAAACTTAGTGCCAATTGTCAACGGTTTTACGTTTGCCGCCTTGGTTGGGGTAGTGCTTATCGTCCGCGCTTCCCGCAGAATTGGGAAAAAGCGAACGATGTTAACGGGTATTTTGGTCGCCGCCAGCGGTCAATTGATCTTGGCAAGTGGCGCCGAGTTACAAAACTTGCCATTGATTTTCGGCGGCACCCTTATTAACTCCGTTGGTAACGGCTTGATTATTGGGCTCGTTTCCATCATGATCGCCGACACTATTCGTTTTGGGATGAGTATGGGGATCCAAGCGGAAGGCATTTTAGCTTCCACCGATGACTTCGGAGTTAACGTTGGCCTTGGCCTCGGTGGGCTCGTGACAGCTGGTTTGTTCCACTTATCCGGTTATACCGCTAACCACGCTCAGAACGTGGCGACCCAGCACATGATTACGTTAAACTATGCCTGGCTTCCTTTAGCCTTGTACGTGGTTATGTTTGTGATCCTGCTGTTCTACAACGAAACACGACTATTGGCTGCCATTAACGATCAAAAATAA
- a CDS encoding SPFH domain-containing protein: protein MLTLIISIIVVLLLIAILIASIRIITQPNQGIVLTFGKFERIIDSGFHFIKPFISHVITVNTAQTPVDLNQQVVITKDNAEISVKISLKYHVTNIEDFVFKNEDSVRSMIQDTRAALRGIIGNKELNEVLNGTQEINAALFKEISSVTAGYGLNVDRVNIDSVNPSSDIQASMNKLLQATRERDATIATAEGKSKSITLENEANNRALLATNKAQNEALVNSATAKATAVQTEADADAYRTRILNEALSQSSENYFIFQNTEAVKALADGSANTVVLPNQTLDSLGLIPALTKVSKLTKN from the coding sequence ATGCTCACATTGATTATCAGTATTATTGTCGTCTTATTGCTCATTGCCATCTTGATTGCATCAATTCGGATCATCACTCAACCGAATCAAGGCATCGTGTTAACTTTCGGGAAATTTGAACGCATCATCGATTCTGGTTTCCATTTTATTAAACCATTTATTTCACACGTGATCACAGTCAACACGGCCCAAACGCCAGTCGACTTGAATCAGCAAGTCGTGATCACTAAGGATAACGCTGAGATCTCGGTAAAGATCTCGCTTAAATATCACGTGACTAATATAGAAGACTTTGTATTCAAAAACGAGGATTCTGTCCGGAGCATGATTCAAGATACGCGGGCTGCTTTACGGGGTATTATTGGGAATAAGGAATTGAACGAAGTCTTGAATGGGACGCAAGAAATCAACGCCGCGTTATTCAAGGAAATTTCCTCAGTTACTGCTGGTTATGGTCTTAACGTCGACCGGGTCAACATTGACTCCGTCAACCCTTCCTCAGACATCCAAGCTTCCATGAATAAACTGTTGCAAGCCACTCGGGAACGGGATGCGACGATTGCGACCGCTGAAGGTAAGAGTAAATCAATTACTTTGGAAAACGAAGCCAATAACCGGGCGTTACTTGCCACCAACAAGGCTCAAAACGAAGCTTTAGTGAACAGTGCGACGGCTAAAGCCACCGCGGTTCAAACTGAAGCGGACGCGGATGCTTATCGGACACGCATTCTTAACGAAGCTTTGAGTCAGTCCTCTGAAAACTACTTCATCTTCCAGAACACTGAAGCTGTCAAGGCACTGGCTGATGGTAGTGCCAACACCGTTGTCTTGCCTAACCAAACTTTAGACAGTTTAGGCTTGATTCCAGCACTAACGAAAGTCAGTAAATTAACCAAAAACTAA
- a CDS encoding DEAD/DEAH box helicase family protein — MDFLETVRLAPTQLVKTTRPWECFDELTHDAGYDYLRSGQQASLRQWYQRRQEHDLVSVMNAGAGKTLVGLLALQSQLNEHEGPGLYLCADQVQADYVTKLAQHYGLTVATMRTAEQPANALIVAAVADLVPPTAELPASQLTHLSMLVLDDALTCLQELQTALTWHIDCEQQVEWYTSLVTKFSQDADTQPASQWAALQQTAPVPLTLAVPYWTLARLQTEILGGPVKPPAWLTNLANVEVYVDQHGIDFQPHCLPIAQLPFLAQAQHRLFLMTSLAASEDLAGQLGLDESSLLNPITVNAPSDVGEKLIITPQQLDIQLDDMRMRSYLKYLFDNGFLATNLVILVPTAAAAIIWKKMGAKIYQAAEQASLMTDLATNQPIMAVVIGGYTELDLAAAASHCLVLDGLPVSNRLADQVALQRDPEAWSMINNLVRIVEQGLGRSVRSGADSSLIFILGNQLQALTVMPAIQALFSRRTQAQLQFSQKLGQAIKQTSQTASDVTIKLNQLIKAVLTRDGNWRTIYRQNINYNYRQLVQRTLTPKAITQAKLIYRADQQAMAGNFQQAVDLLKQLAQPTAMTLERLATYEYQLDPVTALKTQQYAYQKNQHLFRPAGMTYLPRSRPSLAAGQRLKSYLERLNFDNGNDLAIYFKARVTPLAMPNNFQTEDFQRAIAWIGKLIGFDTSRPVAEMVPGSTGFWRGSGTDIVLQLVTTTDTALNSASVQSALTWTQTTYAQPELQLVLMQAKRSVRLAPELVRQARVLTDTKVANLSQRVADLAAQLSVKTPSSWTAAELSQLLASEKLTMTDFMSAFTLPARQAEV, encoded by the coding sequence ATGGATTTTTTAGAAACTGTCCGACTCGCCCCAACCCAATTAGTAAAAACGACCCGGCCGTGGGAATGCTTTGATGAGTTGACCCATGATGCCGGATATGACTATTTAAGAAGTGGTCAGCAAGCTAGTCTACGTCAATGGTATCAACGCCGACAAGAACACGATCTAGTCAGTGTGATGAATGCCGGTGCTGGTAAAACGTTAGTCGGTTTGTTGGCGTTACAATCGCAACTAAATGAACACGAGGGTCCTGGTCTCTATTTATGTGCGGACCAAGTTCAAGCGGATTATGTGACCAAGTTAGCGCAGCATTACGGCCTAACGGTGGCGACAATGCGGACGGCAGAACAGCCAGCCAATGCGCTGATCGTGGCGGCAGTCGCTGACCTAGTGCCCCCAACCGCCGAGTTACCAGCCAGCCAGTTGACCCACTTGTCAATGCTGGTCCTAGATGATGCGTTAACTTGTCTGCAAGAACTACAAACAGCGTTAACTTGGCATATTGATTGTGAACAACAGGTAGAATGGTATACGTCACTCGTCACTAAATTCAGTCAAGACGCTGACACGCAACCGGCCAGTCAGTGGGCGGCGTTACAACAGACTGCGCCCGTCCCGTTGACCTTGGCGGTACCTTATTGGACGCTAGCTAGATTACAAACAGAAATTTTAGGTGGTCCAGTCAAGCCACCCGCTTGGTTGACCAATTTGGCTAATGTCGAGGTGTACGTTGATCAGCACGGCATTGACTTTCAACCGCACTGCTTACCGATTGCCCAATTGCCATTCTTGGCTCAAGCGCAGCACCGATTATTCTTGATGACGAGTCTCGCCGCGAGTGAGGATTTAGCCGGCCAGTTAGGCTTAGATGAAAGTAGCTTACTCAATCCAATCACCGTGAATGCGCCAAGTGACGTGGGTGAAAAGTTGATTATTACCCCGCAACAATTGGATATTCAATTAGATGATATGCGGATGCGAAGTTATTTAAAATATTTATTTGATAATGGCTTTTTAGCGACTAACCTCGTTATTTTGGTGCCAACAGCTGCGGCCGCTATTATTTGGAAAAAGATGGGTGCAAAAATTTATCAAGCCGCAGAACAAGCCAGCTTGATGACGGATCTGGCTACGAATCAGCCAATTATGGCCGTCGTGATCGGCGGTTATACTGAGTTGGATTTGGCGGCAGCGGCAAGTCATTGTCTTGTCTTGGATGGCTTACCGGTATCCAACCGGTTAGCAGATCAAGTGGCGTTGCAACGGGACCCAGAGGCGTGGTCGATGATCAACAATTTAGTTCGAATCGTGGAGCAAGGGTTAGGCCGCTCGGTTCGTTCCGGCGCCGACAGTTCGCTGATCTTTATCCTAGGCAACCAGTTACAAGCTTTGACGGTCATGCCGGCGATTCAGGCGCTATTTAGTCGGCGGACGCAAGCACAACTACAGTTTTCACAAAAGTTAGGCCAAGCCATCAAACAGACGAGTCAGACCGCGTCGGATGTCACGATTAAATTGAATCAATTGATCAAGGCGGTTTTGACGCGTGATGGGAACTGGCGAACAATTTATCGACAAAATATTAACTATAATTACCGCCAGTTGGTTCAGCGGACTTTGACACCTAAAGCGATCACGCAAGCCAAGCTGATTTATCGCGCGGATCAACAGGCTATGGCTGGAAACTTTCAGCAGGCAGTCGACTTGCTTAAACAATTGGCGCAACCTACTGCCATGACGCTGGAACGCTTGGCAACTTATGAGTATCAGCTTGACCCAGTCACGGCGTTGAAGACCCAGCAATATGCTTATCAAAAGAATCAGCACTTATTCCGACCAGCTGGGATGACTTATTTGCCGCGATCACGGCCCAGTTTGGCGGCGGGACAACGGCTTAAAAGTTACTTAGAACGTTTAAATTTTGATAACGGCAATGATTTAGCCATTTATTTTAAAGCCCGCGTGACGCCATTAGCAATGCCAAATAATTTTCAAACGGAAGACTTTCAACGGGCAATTGCGTGGATCGGTAAACTGATAGGATTTGATACTAGCCGTCCGGTCGCAGAGATGGTTCCGGGTTCAACCGGATTTTGGCGGGGCTCAGGCACGGATATCGTATTACAACTTGTCACGACGACGGACACAGCGCTAAATTCGGCCAGCGTGCAATCGGCGCTAACGTGGACTCAAACGACCTATGCACAACCAGAACTGCAATTGGTGTTGATGCAGGCCAAACGGTCCGTCCGACTTGCGCCAGAGCTAGTGCGACAGGCACGCGTTTTAACGGATACGAAAGTTGCTAACCTCAGTCAGCGAGTGGCCGACTTAGCCGCTCAACTGAGTGTCAAGACGCCCAGTTCGTGGACGGCAGCGGAATTGAGTCAATTATTGGCGAGTGAAAAGCTTACGATGACCGATTTTATGAGTGCCTTCACATTGCCGGCCCGTCAGGCAGAGGTGTAA
- a CDS encoding leucine-rich repeat domain-containing protein codes for MKKIIRAIGMILALVTITGMGTLCLPTQTVSAAATSDSSIDTWMPDKNLQKVIYSGLHDLSQSANTAGGYNTTSVNQITPAMLADLRYLHVDTTDITDLDGLQYATGLVQADFSNNSISKLPSVMPGGDNLYSLNIGNYALVANSPTWVLSSKVSFKNSTTTYTDLNYGFAGQTVSGTYLPSEDVINYSTDKKSATISFSKLFKGFKQSDGSYKDVTPSISIKYSSNDHLAPVVNTDKKQLELDLSQVSAATTVQIQFAVSASDTNASYSTWDTLNFKVPETDATVTDPVSPSEPTQLTDIKPLSQDNTNVIASKVTALDHFMVNTMMTDSGIYSGYMTEAQKASVDTDNDMFSQITESAGLYLETLAMRGDATAFDNYYTQVKKTFSNGDGAFYWMYNTRTKDYKQGNASLDDLRIMRALTMMQAKSPSAARASEIKDLVTGFKKYSLLNGKMIDGTDFADGTKEPAIRLDYLDMQELKYVYGEGGWSQKDYDDQLKVLENAYLGDSFPWYQTYYYYGDMNGYKAGEYSTLPEAKGEVNSIDSLLVILHLAQIGKAQPASISWIKAHVHNRTLYNNYYTDGTPVEKNSAASSYAIAAMIASTVGDKTMYNDCVQDLNDSQVPDGYGDFSGCLGDIPSKKSATYNNLTALLAYYY; via the coding sequence TTGAAAAAAATTATTCGAGCAATCGGAATGATACTAGCTTTGGTGACAATAACTGGCATGGGAACGCTTTGTCTACCAACTCAGACGGTATCGGCCGCTGCAACCAGCGATTCAAGCATTGATACTTGGATGCCAGACAAGAATTTACAGAAGGTCATTTATTCTGGATTACATGATTTAAGCCAATCAGCTAATACAGCTGGCGGCTACAATACCACCAGTGTGAATCAAATTACCCCTGCGATGTTAGCAGATTTACGTTACTTACATGTTGATACTACTGACATTACCGACCTAGATGGTTTGCAATACGCAACCGGACTCGTCCAAGCCGATTTTAGTAATAATTCGATTAGTAAATTACCAAGTGTGATGCCCGGTGGTGACAATCTATATTCATTAAATATCGGAAACTACGCCTTGGTGGCAAATAGTCCAACTTGGGTACTCTCATCAAAAGTTAGTTTCAAAAATTCAACAACGACCTATACCGATTTAAACTATGGCTTTGCTGGGCAGACCGTTAGTGGCACTTATTTGCCATCCGAGGACGTGATTAACTATAGTACCGACAAGAAAAGTGCGACTATTTCGTTTAGTAAACTATTTAAAGGCTTTAAGCAGTCCGACGGGTCCTATAAAGATGTGACACCTTCTATCAGTATTAAATATTCCAGTAACGATCATCTAGCACCTGTAGTAAATACCGATAAGAAACAACTTGAATTGGATTTAAGCCAGGTTTCTGCTGCGACCACGGTTCAGATTCAGTTTGCCGTGAGCGCATCGGACACAAACGCTTCTTATTCGACCTGGGATACGCTTAATTTCAAGGTCCCAGAAACAGATGCAACAGTTACTGATCCGGTATCGCCAAGTGAGCCGACTCAATTGACTGATATTAAGCCATTAAGTCAGGACAACACTAATGTTATCGCTAGTAAGGTCACTGCCTTAGACCATTTTATGGTTAATACGATGATGACTGACTCTGGTATCTATTCTGGTTATATGACTGAAGCCCAAAAGGCTAGTGTGGATACAGATAATGACATGTTTAGTCAAATTACGGAATCTGCTGGACTTTATCTTGAAACTTTGGCAATGCGTGGTGATGCAACTGCTTTTGATAATTACTATACACAGGTCAAGAAGACCTTCTCTAATGGTGATGGCGCCTTCTATTGGATGTATAACACGCGAACCAAAGACTATAAACAAGGTAACGCCTCGTTAGACGACCTTCGTATTATGCGCGCCTTGACAATGATGCAAGCAAAATCACCATCGGCCGCTCGTGCCTCTGAAATTAAGGACCTAGTTACTGGTTTTAAGAAGTATTCATTATTAAACGGAAAAATGATCGATGGCACTGATTTTGCGGATGGCACCAAAGAACCAGCCATTCGTCTTGACTACTTAGACATGCAAGAATTGAAATATGTGTATGGTGAAGGTGGTTGGAGTCAAAAAGATTACGATGATCAGCTAAAAGTATTAGAAAATGCCTACTTAGGCGATAGCTTTCCTTGGTACCAAACTTATTACTATTACGGTGACATGAACGGTTATAAAGCCGGAGAGTACTCTACATTACCTGAAGCAAAAGGAGAAGTTAACTCGATTGATAGTCTGCTCGTTATTTTGCATTTAGCCCAAATCGGTAAAGCACAACCAGCAAGTATCAGTTGGATTAAAGCTCATGTCCACAATCGAACCCTGTATAATAATTATTATACCGATGGCACGCCAGTCGAAAAAAATTCGGCAGCATCATCATATGCTATTGCAGCCATGATTGCCTCAACAGTTGGTGATAAGACAATGTATAACGATTGTGTTCAAGATCTAAATGATTCACAAGTTCCTGACGGCTATGGTGACTTCTCTGGGTGTTTAGGAGATATTCCAAGTAAAAAATCTGCAACCTATAATAATTTGACCGCTTTATTAGCTTATTATTACTAA